Proteins from a genomic interval of Thermotoga sp. Mc24:
- a CDS encoding COG1361 S-layer family protein produces the protein MRYFSKSPEEWQKRDEEREREFRNRKDRIRRRANFILVVNLVIVVFLMFFTKAFFSNKPEGVIGPFQLVIETEESYLPSDLLDVRVKVFNRERKKENLVLEDFVFSIKRGNDTVYGFHFPQRVEKEMEAFESVLVFDLLREEELSNLPGGNYTITVSVKLNGQRVVISKSVSVIEKWQIEVEGLKDFYFPYEDAHFSVYLENISSKSRKIHVESISLIILKGNETVFERDIPIEKDFMVNPMMVEQIHEVSFSVPKESGDYIVELKLKTKDGLIESSIPLFVTQEDQKNLEGLTLVIEGKRFTGSGERYDFSVKLLNEERKRKYIILRNIMIVLTHKEPVFSYAYPEEYRMTIDGYSSREIFKTTSYDIIKLETPGTYKLIVVIESEEDRLMKEMEIVVSE, from the coding sequence ATGAGGTATTTTTCTAAGAGCCCTGAAGAGTGGCAAAAAAGAGACGAAGAAAGAGAAAGAGAGTTCAGAAACAGAAAAGACAGAATTCGCCGCAGGGCGAATTTTATTCTTGTTGTGAATCTTGTGATAGTAGTTTTCCTGATGTTTTTCACAAAAGCGTTTTTTTCTAACAAACCGGAAGGTGTGATCGGTCCCTTCCAGCTGGTGATAGAAACAGAGGAGTCCTACCTTCCAAGTGATCTTCTCGATGTGCGGGTGAAAGTGTTCAACAGAGAGAGAAAAAAAGAGAATCTTGTGCTGGAAGACTTCGTATTTTCCATCAAAAGAGGAAATGACACAGTGTACGGATTTCATTTTCCACAGCGTGTGGAAAAAGAGATGGAAGCTTTTGAAAGTGTACTGGTCTTTGATCTCCTGAGGGAGGAAGAGCTGTCAAATCTGCCTGGAGGAAATTACACGATCACAGTTTCTGTCAAGTTGAATGGCCAGAGGGTGGTTATCAGTAAGAGTGTTTCGGTGATTGAAAAATGGCAAATCGAGGTTGAAGGCCTGAAGGATTTTTATTTCCCTTACGAAGATGCGCATTTTTCCGTCTATTTGGAAAACATAAGTTCGAAGAGTCGAAAAATTCACGTGGAGTCGATCAGCCTTATTATCCTTAAGGGGAACGAGACTGTCTTTGAAAGAGATATTCCAATAGAAAAAGACTTCATGGTAAATCCAATGATGGTCGAGCAGATCCACGAAGTGAGCTTTTCCGTCCCAAAAGAATCTGGAGATTACATCGTTGAATTGAAATTGAAGACAAAAGATGGTTTGATAGAAAGCTCGATACCTCTTTTCGTGACGCAGGAGGATCAGAAAAATTTGGAGGGACTCACTCTCGTCATCGAAGGGAAAAGGTTCACGGGATCGGGTGAAAGATACGATTTCTCTGTGAAACTTCTGAATGAAGAAAGGAAACGGAAGTATATAATTTTGAGAAACATCATGATCGTTTTGACACACAAAGAACCTGTGTTTTCGTATGCCTATCCCGAAGAATACAGGATGACGATAGATGGATACTCTTCGAGAGAGATTTTTAAAACGACCAGTTACGATATCATAAAACTCGAAACTCCCGGAACTTACAAACTCATCGTTGTGATAGAAAGTGAAGAAGACAGGCTGATGAAGGAAATGGAGATAGTCGTTTCAGAGTGA